From a region of the Mobula hypostoma chromosome 6, sMobHyp1.1, whole genome shotgun sequence genome:
- the ormdl1 gene encoding ORM1-like protein 1 → MNVGVAHSEVNPNTRVMNSRGIWLTYALGVGMLHIVLLSIPFFTVPVVWTLTNVIHNLGMYVFLHAVKGTPFETPDQGKARLLTHWEQLDYGVQFTSSRKFLTISPIILYFLASFYTKYDPTHCFVNTVSLLTVLIPKLPQLHGVRIFGINKY, encoded by the exons ATGAATGTTGGTGTGGCACACAGTGAGGTGAATCCAAACACGAGGGTAATGAACAGCCGTGGAATATGGTTGACCTATGCACTTGGAGTTGGAATGCTTCATATCGTGCTCTTGAGCATCCCCTTCTTCACCGTCCCTGTAGTGTGGACGTTAACTAATGTAATTCACAACCTG GGAATGTATGTCTTCTTGCATGCAGTCAAGGGGACACCCTTTGAAACACCAGACCAAGGGAAAGCTAGACTTCTGACACACTGGGAACAATTGGATTATGGAGTACAGTTCACATCTTCCAGAAAATTCCTCACTATATCACCAATCATTCT GTACTTTCTGGCCAGCTTTTATACTAAGTATGACCCAACACATTGTTTTGTCAATACAGTATCTCTTTTAACAGTGTTGATTCCTAAGCTGCCTCAACTACATGGAGTTCGGATCTTtggaataaataaatactga
- the adat3 gene encoding probable inactive tRNA-specific adenosine deaminase-like protein 3, with product MHAVGSSSEVEDTMEPLCKKRKTKAFETSTWELLPVLSDEKSGEIELIEAYAASIINKKQTSALIKYLADVYPLTNLPHIKRVRSCRDKKSDHPLEIIICLHSDLNSTDALNGEVSLRDLFPEGNVDVTGLGEPFQVKIPAHQPLTRPQFEAASQHWPTSFHENKQTTEALRGQLFNSEEKAKMQTFMEKAIEVAKVGKELGMEAVGAVMVDPVSDRIIAVGHDCRNGPNPLLHAVMVCIDQVAHAQGSGAFNHDKYPKCYFTSAEPILGDDAVNTAKPLLLSDDHIPKGTVADGLPYICTGYDLYVTREPCVMCAMALVHSRIHRVFYATSSPDGALGTKYKVHTKKDLNHHYAVFKGLMEKECQLLS from the exons ATGCATGCTGTTGGTTCCAG TTCTGAGGTCGAAGATACCATGGAGCCgctgtgcaaaaagagaaaaactaAAGCATTTGAGACTTCCACTTGGGAGCTGCTGCCTGTACTTTCAGACGAGAAATCTGGTGAGATTGAACTTATAGAAGCATatgcagcttccattattaataAGAAGCAAACATCTGCTCTTATTAAATACCTGGCTGATGTCTATCCACTGACTAATCTTCCACATATCAAGAGAGTACGGTCTTGCAGGGACAAGAAAAGTGATCATCCTTTAGAAATCATTATTTGCTTACACAGTGACTTGAATAGTACAGATGCACTAAATGGAGAAGTGTCTCTCCGTGATCTCTTTCCTGAAGGAAAtgttgatgttactggccttGGAGAACCTTTTCAAGTCAAAATCCCAGCACACCAACCACTGACTAGACCACAGTTTGAAGCAGCAAGCCAGCACTGGCCTACATCATTCCATGAAAACAAGCAAACGACAGAAGCCCTCCGAGGCCAGCTGTTTAATAGCGAAGAGAAAGCAAAGATGCAGACTTTTATGGAGAAAGCCATCGAAGTTGCAAAAGTGGGAAAGGAACTGGGGATGGAAGCAGTTGGTGCTGTGATGGTGGATCCAGTGTCTGACAGGATCATTGCTGTAGGTCATGACTGCAGAAATGGACCAAATCCTTTGCTTCATGCAGTTATGGTGTGTATTGATCAGGTTGCTCATGCCCAAGGCAGTGGTGCTTTTAATCATGATAAATACCCTAAGTGTTATTTTACCTCTGCAGAACCTATTCTTGGTGATGATGCAGTCAACACTGCCAAACCTTTGCTTTTATCGGATGACCACATTCCCAAAGGAACTGTGGCAGATGGATTGCCTTATATATGTACTGGGTATGATTTATATGTTACCAGAGAACCCTGCGTAATGTGTGCAATGGCACTGGTACATTCCAGAATACACAGAGTTTTTTATGCAACCTCCTCTCCAGATGGAGCTTTGGGAACTAAATATAAAGTACATACAAAAAAAGATCTGAATCACCATTACGCTGTCTTTAAAGGATTAATGGAAAAGGAATGTCAACTTCTCTCATAG